The following are encoded in a window of Nakamurella sp. A5-74 genomic DNA:
- a CDS encoding DUF5336 domain-containing protein, which produces MSSPYGPPQGGAPQGPQGPQGPGPYGPPPGQWGPGPGQGGPQGPGQSGPGSFGPGGPQGQGGPQGPGGYGQPQFAPQTPKKPLDLGRILPLAVGGLGLLNFIWGFLPFVGSDSEYSSVSSNSYESGLAWIPALFLIGGLLAIGPILPKAPKAGYAAAVISVVTWLVTLFTLIAVTGVKIGFILTLIVGFFQAAAAVALWLFDAGVVKATADGSVAVSTQQFGAQMGQGGYGPGAPSGQGPSQQSGFSGPSSSGSPSGSSSSESFGGYSGQPSSQGQSASQPSYGAPASSYPGAAPTTGPTGYGGYPAAGAPEEQTAIYRGSETGTDPGTSAPSDTPSEAAGAPDLNKRDGDDDNPDATQQVRF; this is translated from the coding sequence ATGAGCTCTCCGTACGGTCCCCCGCAGGGCGGTGCACCCCAGGGTCCGCAGGGCCCCCAGGGTCCCGGCCCCTATGGTCCGCCTCCCGGTCAGTGGGGTCCCGGCCCCGGTCAGGGTGGCCCCCAGGGTCCCGGCCAGAGTGGCCCCGGTTCGTTCGGTCCCGGTGGCCCCCAGGGTCAGGGTGGCCCCCAGGGTCCCGGTGGCTACGGCCAGCCGCAGTTCGCACCGCAGACCCCGAAGAAGCCGCTCGACCTCGGCAGGATCCTGCCGCTCGCAGTGGGTGGTCTCGGCCTGCTGAACTTCATCTGGGGCTTCCTGCCGTTCGTCGGGAGCGACTCCGAGTACAGCAGCGTCAGCTCCAACTCATACGAGAGCGGCCTCGCCTGGATTCCGGCCCTGTTCCTGATCGGCGGCCTGTTGGCCATCGGGCCGATCCTGCCGAAGGCCCCCAAGGCCGGCTATGCGGCTGCTGTCATCTCGGTGGTCACGTGGCTGGTGACGTTGTTCACCCTGATCGCCGTCACGGGCGTCAAGATCGGTTTCATCCTGACGCTGATCGTCGGGTTCTTCCAGGCCGCGGCCGCGGTCGCGTTGTGGCTCTTCGACGCCGGCGTGGTCAAGGCCACCGCCGACGGCTCGGTGGCCGTGAGCACCCAGCAGTTCGGTGCCCAGATGGGCCAGGGTGGCTACGGTCCGGGCGCCCCGTCCGGTCAGGGTCCCAGCCAGCAGTCCGGTTTCAGCGGGCCTTCGTCGTCGGGCAGCCCGTCGGGCAGCTCCTCGTCCGAGTCCTTCGGCGGCTACTCAGGGCAGCCGTCGTCGCAGGGACAGTCCGCCTCGCAGCCGTCCTACGGCGCTCCGGCCTCCTCCTACCCCGGCGCAGCTCCGACGACCGGTCCGACCGGCTATGGCGGGTACCCCGCCGCCGGCGCACCCGAGGAGCAGACCGCGATCTACCGCGGCAGCGAGACCGGCACCGACCCGGGAACCTCCGCGCCGTCCGACACCCCGTCAGAAGCCGCCGGGGCTCCGGATCTGAACAAGCGCGACGGGGACGACGACAACCCCGACGCGACCCAGCAGGTTCGTTTCTGA